In one window of Mesorhizobium sp. B2-1-1 DNA:
- a CDS encoding Hcp family type VI secretion system effector, translating to MPVKIDGFLKVPDIKGPSTRDGHDDEIEIHGVDYKMVAPYDPNSLSRRGRVSMGMIKFIKHYDKSSPYLKKALFENKALDEVVFSARRTIDGETKDYLVVTLTDASIMEYDMSQAEDEEDLIQEEVSFAYKKIKFVYDGNDEAEMDVYVGK from the coding sequence ATGCCAGTAAAGATTGATGGTTTTCTGAAGGTTCCCGATATCAAGGGCCCCAGCACCCGCGACGGCCACGATGATGAGATCGAAATCCATGGCGTCGACTACAAGATGGTCGCACCCTATGACCCGAATTCGCTCTCACGTCGGGGGCGCGTGTCCATGGGCATGATCAAGTTCATCAAACACTACGACAAATCTTCGCCTTATCTCAAGAAAGCCTTGTTCGAGAACAAGGCCCTCGATGAAGTGGTGTTCTCGGCACGTCGGACGATCGATGGCGAGACTAAGGATTATCTGGTCGTCACCCTCACCGACGCCTCGATCATGGAATACGACATGTCGCAGGCCGAGGATGAGGAAGACCTGATCCAGGAAGAGGTCAGCTTCGCCTACAAGAAGATCAAGTTCGTCTATGACGGCAATGATGAAGCCGAAATGGATGTCTATGTCGGCAAGTGA